In one Mauremys mutica isolate MM-2020 ecotype Southern chromosome 3, ASM2049712v1, whole genome shotgun sequence genomic region, the following are encoded:
- the RGS17 gene encoding regulator of G-protein signaling 17 isoform X4, which translates to MESIQVIEECQNPTADEIMSWAQNFDKMMKTPAGRNLFREFLRTEYSEENLLFWLACEDLKKEQNKKVIEEKARLIYEDYISILSPKEVSLDSRVREVINRNLLDPSPHMYEDAQLQIYTLMHRDSFPRFLNSQMYKSLIESTVGSTSET; encoded by the exons ATGGAGAGTATCCAGGTCATAGAGGAATG CCAAAACCCTACTGCAGATGAAATTATGTCTTGGGCTCAGAATTTTGACAAGATGATGAAAACACCAGCTGGTAGGAACCTTTTCAGAGAGTTTCTTCGAACGGAGTACAGCGAAGAGAACTTGCTTTTCTGGCTTGCGTGTGAAGACCTAAAGAAGGAACAGAACAAGAAAGTTATTGAAGAAAAGGCGAGGCTTATATATGAAGATTATATTTCTATACTTTCACCAAAAGAG GTTAGTCTTGATTCTCGGGTGCGAGAAGTGATCAACAGAAACTTGTTGGATCCCAGTCCTCACATGTATGAAGATGCCCAACTTCAGATATACACCTTAATGCACAGAGACTCTTTCCCAAGGTTTTTGAACTCTCAGATGTACAAGTCTCTCATTGAAAGTACTGTAGGCTCTACTTCTGAAACTTAG